The Verrucomicrobiia bacterium genome contains a region encoding:
- a CDS encoding S8 family serine peptidase yields MPSVETSFAPPKRAHQIALWWLAGLMLLTQLAAAANRPVRFVPGQILVKPRAGANEAEFAGKWRARGGHERARLSKLGVRVISVDETNAPALLAELRNDPRIEFAERDYLAEAALTPNDPEVLNGNEWHLTKIAAPLAWEQTSGASNVVVAVLDSGVNAAHPDLTARLVPGYDFVWDDNDPTDDFGHGTAVAGVIAAAGNNGLGVAGVAFDARVMPVKVMNASGFAAYSTVAQGIRYAVDHGARVINLSLAGSAASATLQDAVDYAWSHNVVIVAAAGNNGSDAPLYPAACNNVVAVAATTAGDSLASYSSYGNHLALAAPGDNIWTTTRDLTTGYAAESGTSFASPVVAGVAALMLSANPALANGQVVSLLEQTADDLGPAGFDAAFGFGRVNAARAVEAAANFIAPPTVAVLSPTTGLDVSGRVDIEVAATASTPVTRLECYANGQLIGTNAGASAMFTWTTAALPNGTYTLQAKAYDTAGNVGFSADVQVLVANAAPVPATLTSLVPGANGTVTLTWSAVPNKSYRVQFTDNLGQGNWQDASPDITAGGTSASFTFAPGNAPQGFFRVQSLP; encoded by the coding sequence TTTGTGCCGGGGCAAATCTTGGTCAAGCCCCGCGCCGGAGCGAACGAGGCCGAATTTGCCGGAAAATGGCGCGCGCGTGGCGGTCACGAGCGCGCCCGTTTATCCAAGCTTGGCGTGCGCGTCATCAGCGTGGATGAAACCAACGCGCCCGCGCTGCTCGCCGAACTGCGCAACGATCCGCGCATTGAATTTGCCGAACGCGATTATCTCGCAGAAGCAGCCCTCACCCCCAACGATCCGGAAGTGCTCAACGGAAATGAGTGGCACCTGACGAAGATTGCCGCCCCGCTGGCTTGGGAGCAAACCTCTGGCGCGAGCAATGTGGTCGTCGCCGTGCTGGATTCCGGAGTGAACGCCGCGCATCCCGATCTCACCGCGCGCCTCGTCCCGGGCTACGACTTTGTCTGGGATGACAACGATCCCACCGATGATTTTGGCCACGGCACGGCGGTGGCGGGCGTGATCGCGGCCGCCGGCAACAACGGCCTCGGCGTGGCGGGCGTGGCATTCGATGCACGGGTCATGCCGGTGAAGGTCATGAACGCGAGTGGGTTCGCGGCCTACTCGACCGTCGCGCAGGGCATTCGCTACGCAGTGGACCACGGCGCGCGGGTGATCAACCTCAGCCTCGCGGGCAGCGCAGCCTCCGCCACCCTGCAGGATGCCGTGGATTACGCATGGAGCCACAACGTCGTCATCGTGGCCGCCGCGGGCAACAACGGCAGTGACGCCCCACTTTATCCGGCGGCGTGCAACAACGTCGTGGCCGTGGCCGCCACCACGGCCGGTGATTCGCTCGCAAGTTACTCCAGCTACGGAAATCACCTCGCGCTCGCGGCCCCCGGCGACAACATCTGGACCACGACGCGCGATCTGACGACCGGTTACGCGGCGGAAAGCGGCACATCCTTTGCAAGTCCCGTGGTTGCCGGCGTGGCGGCCCTGATGCTCTCCGCAAACCCAGCGCTGGCCAACGGGCAGGTGGTTTCGCTGCTCGAACAGACGGCCGACGACCTCGGGCCCGCGGGCTTCGACGCCGCGTTTGGTTTTGGCCGCGTGAACGCCGCCCGCGCCGTCGAGGCGGCCGCAAACTTTATCGCGCCGCCAACCGTTGCGGTGCTGTCGCCAACAACGGGTTTGGATGTCTCGGGCCGGGTTGACATTGAAGTCGCCGCCACGGCCAGCACGCCGGTCACACGGCTGGAATGTTATGCGAACGGCCAGCTCATCGGCACCAATGCCGGCGCCAGCGCCATGTTCACCTGGACCACCGCCGCGCTGCCGAACGGCACCTACACGCTGCAAGCGAAAGCTTACGACACCGCGGGCAACGTGGGCTTCTCGGCCGACGTGCAGGTCCTGGTTGCCAACGCCGCGCCCGTGCCGGCCACGCTCACCAGCCTGGTTCCCGGCGCCAACGGCACCGTGACTCTGACGTGGAGCGCCGTGCCCAACAAATCATATCGCGTGCAATTCACCGACAACCTCGGCCAGGGCAACTGGCAGGACGCCTCACCCGACATCACCGCCGGCGGAACCAGCGCATCATTCACCTTCGCGCCGGGCAATGCGCCGCAAGGCTTCTTCCGCGTGCAATCGCTGCCCTGA
- a CDS encoding 1,4-alpha-glucan branching protein domain-containing protein, with the protein MQGYLSIVLHAHLPFVRHPEHAKFLEESWLYEAVAECYLPLIQVLDGWTRDQVSARLTLTLSPPLCAMLGDVLLSERCRRHLDGLVELAEKEIHRTHFDRRLREVAHQYYERFTALRTTYQAYAGNVLGAFRKFQDEGRLEIITTAATHALLPLLANHPPSLRAQILVARDHYEEKFQRAPRGIWLPECAYAEGVETVLQEANLRWFILDTHGVLNAKPRPRYGAFAPVFTPNGIAAFGRDRESAKQVWSRTEGYPGDPRYRDFYRDIGFDLDMDYLRPYLPSPEHRGFTGIKYWRIEGDRHGKHVYHRAHALEAAAQHAQHFLEARLAQFQQLAAVMDRPPLLVSPYDAELFGHWWHEGPEFLDYFVRKACFDQQVFTLITPEDYLRVHPTNQVAEPSPSSWGEEGYYRVWLNETNQWIYPHLHVAQMRMTELARQFPKARGLKLRALRQAAQELLLAQASDWPFILRTGTSPEYAKKRVKEHLLRFLALHEQLTKGRINEAALQKMEITDNLFPGVNYRYWA; encoded by the coding sequence ATGCAAGGTTACCTGTCCATCGTGCTGCACGCGCACCTGCCGTTTGTGCGTCATCCCGAGCACGCGAAGTTTCTGGAGGAATCCTGGCTCTACGAAGCGGTTGCCGAGTGTTACCTGCCGTTGATCCAGGTGCTGGACGGCTGGACGCGCGACCAGGTGAGCGCGCGCCTCACCCTCACGCTCAGTCCGCCGTTGTGCGCGATGCTGGGCGATGTCCTGTTAAGCGAGCGCTGCCGCCGCCACCTCGACGGCCTCGTGGAACTCGCGGAAAAGGAAATTCACCGCACGCACTTCGACCGCCGGTTACGCGAGGTGGCGCATCAATATTACGAACGGTTTACCGCCTTGCGCACCACGTATCAGGCTTACGCGGGCAACGTGCTCGGCGCCTTCCGGAAATTTCAGGACGAAGGCCGGCTCGAAATCATCACCACCGCCGCGACGCACGCGCTGCTGCCGCTGCTGGCAAATCATCCGCCCAGCCTGCGCGCGCAAATTCTCGTCGCCCGCGATCATTACGAGGAGAAGTTCCAACGCGCGCCGCGCGGCATCTGGCTGCCGGAATGCGCCTACGCCGAGGGTGTGGAGACGGTCTTGCAGGAGGCGAACCTGCGCTGGTTCATTCTCGACACGCACGGCGTGCTCAACGCGAAGCCACGTCCGCGTTACGGCGCGTTTGCGCCCGTGTTCACGCCGAATGGCATTGCCGCGTTCGGGCGCGATCGCGAGTCCGCCAAACAGGTCTGGAGCCGGACTGAAGGGTATCCCGGCGACCCGCGCTACCGTGATTTCTACCGCGACATTGGCTTCGATCTGGACATGGATTATTTGCGGCCCTACCTGCCGTCGCCGGAACACCGTGGTTTCACCGGGATCAAATACTGGCGCATTGAAGGCGACCGGCACGGGAAGCATGTTTACCACCGGGCCCACGCGCTCGAAGCCGCGGCGCAGCACGCGCAGCACTTTCTCGAAGCCCGCCTCGCGCAATTTCAGCAGCTCGCCGCGGTCATGGACCGGCCGCCGCTGCTAGTCTCGCCTTACGACGCCGAACTGTTCGGGCACTGGTGGCATGAAGGGCCCGAGTTTCTCGATTACTTCGTGCGCAAGGCCTGCTTTGACCAGCAGGTTTTCACGCTCATCACGCCCGAAGATTACCTCCGGGTGCACCCGACGAACCAGGTCGCCGAACCGAGTCCTTCGAGCTGGGGCGAGGAAGGTTACTACCGTGTCTGGCTCAACGAAACGAACCAGTGGATTTATCCGCACCTGCATGTGGCGCAAATGCGCATGACCGAACTGGCCAGACAATTTCCGAAAGCCCGCGGACTCAAGCTGCGCGCGTTGCGCCAGGCCGCGCAGGAACTGCTGCTCGCCCAGGCGAGCGACTGGCCCTTCATCCTGCGCACGGGCACCAGCCCGGAATACGCGAAGAAACGCGTGAAGGAGCACTTGTTGCGCTTTCTCGCACTGCACGAGCAGCTCACCAAAGGCAGAATCAACGAGGCCGCGCTCCAAAAAATGGAAATCACGGACAACCTCTTCCCCGGCGTGAATTACCGGTATTGGGCGTAG